The Saprospiraceae bacterium genomic interval CGTTTCTGCTTTTTTAAAATTCCCGAGATTTTCATATGCTTTTGCGAGACCCGCCTGAAATTCTTCTCTTTGCTCATCGAGGTCCAGCGCATTGAGATAATATTTGATTGCTTTTGGATAGTTGCCTTCGTATGAAAAACATTCAGCCAGGTAGAAAAATATTTCTTCGTTGTAAGGATCGTGATAAACAGCTTTCTGCAATTTATGCTTCGCTTCCTTGTGTCTGTTGAGCTTTATCAGGCATTCTGCAATATAAACGACCAGCTCTCCATCAGGACCAAAAATATCATTAGCATCACTATAACACTGAAGTGCTTTTTCATATCGATTAATTTGGAGGCAAAGCTCGGCACAATCCAGATAGCCTTGTTCAAATTGCGAATTAATGAGAAATGAATATTCAAGGGCATCTACTGCAGATTCGTATTCGCCGATGCAGGAATAAGCATGGCCAAGATTGTACCAGGCCAAATAAGAGTATGGATTTTTATCTATTATATCCTGGTGAAGACGAATGCTCTCTTCGTATTTCTTCGAAAACTCAACGCTTACCCAGATTTGTTCAAGAGCTTCGTGATTGTTAGGATTAAGTATGAGCGCTTCTCTCAGCGTATCGAACATTTTATTAAAATCTTTCATGGTTTCGTAGATAAATGCTTCAACCAATAATAAATCAGGTAAATCGGCTTTTTGAATTCTGCATTTCAAATCCATGATGATTTTCAGACTTTCATCAAACTGTTGGATCAAGGCACTGGCCCGTGCTTTCAGAAATTGGATCTCAGGATTCATTGGAGAAATTGCATACGCCTGATCAAGAACGTCAAGGGCAAGCATGGCCTGTTGGGAAGCCATCAGCAATTTAGCTTTCAATAAATAAAAATCCTGTTTGTACTTGTATAAGTGAAGGGCCTGGTCGGTGAGGTTTAGGGCTTTGTCAAATTGAAACTGTCTTTCATAGTGTTGAATAAGCCTTATGTAATAAGACTCTTCGCAATACTCGCGATTAATGAGTTGACCTTGTTCCTCAAATTCAGTAATGAGTTTTGAAAGAATGTGATCCGGCTTCGTCCTTTTCGGCATATCTTCCCAGGGATTATTAAATGCGCTGTAAAAGTAACATTATTATCCAGAAATGCTTCTTTGCTTCATTCTTTTTTTAGCGCAGAGAGTTCGTATGATAAAAGCGTATATTTGATGAAAAGTCAGAATTACAATTTCTTACACTTTACCCAATATACGCATGTGTAAATTAGAATTTTGTAACTCGTTAATTCTCACTTGTTAACTCGTTTCTTGCCTTTTTTTAAAAAATTCTAAATTTTTTTTCCCGGAAAGGAATAATCCGGTAAAAATGAGGATCCCTGACAGGAGGTAATTCCATTTCCATTGGTCTTTCCCCGTCCATAATGCGAAGGCTGTACCAATAAGAGGCTGCAGATAAATGTATATACTCACCAACGAAGGATCAGTGTGTTTAAGCGCATAAGCATTGAGTAAATAGGCTCCGAATGTAGTTGCCAGGAGTACAAATGCAAATGCAAGCCATTCCTCGCTCCCAAATTCCTGAAATTGCACAGTCAATAATTCGTTGTATGCAAAAATTCCTACCGGTAGAACAGAAAAAGTAAATAAGGATGTAAGAATGTGAAATGGACCATATTTGGCAATTAATGGAGGAACCTTGACCAGGTAATATCCATATAACAAAGCATTAAAAAATACCATGAGGTCGCCCAAAAGGCTTGAATTTGTATTTTTATTGCCTACAGAACTGAGAATGAGAGAAACAACTCCTGCCAAACCGATCAAACAAGCAAACCATTGTCTTGAATTGAGTTTTTCTCCTAACCAGACTTTGATGATCAGGACCAGGAGTGGTGTGCACACCATCAATAAAGCAGCATGAACAGGGGAGGTGTTTTTCAGACCATTGAAAAATAACAACTGGTTGCCCAACACCCCTGATATGCCACAAATTATTAATGGAACCAGGTCTTTCTTTTCATAAATAAAAAGCGTTCTTGTAATGCATAAAAAAAGGAGGGCTGTCGAAAAAATTCTAAAGAAAACAAAAGCATTTGGGCCTAAATATCCCGGATCGAGGATCATTTTCGCAATGCTGTAATTTGCCCCATAAATTAATGCGACAGCAAAGAGTGCAAGGTGGCTATATAAACGGTGATTCAATTCGGGGCAAATCTATTGAGAATATGAATATTGAGGATGTAAGTTGCGGGCAGACTTTTGGCGTAAAATCACGTAAAGGGCGAAACATATAGAAGTGTATGCGGAATTCTTTGGGGTGTATGATGATCTGAATCTTAGCAAAATAAACAACTGCGATAGGTTTAAAAAATGATGATCGTTGTTGAATAAAAACATCGCCACATTGAAGCAGGCCTTGCAGAACTGTTCAATGAATTCAATATCTTGCATCCTGATTTCAGAATACCCATGTTTAACTATCTCGACGAACTCAATGAAGTCCAACGCCAGGCAGTAACACAGATCGACGGACCGGTTATGGTCATAGCTGGTCCTGGTTCAGGAAAAACCAGGGTGCTGACTTTCAGATTGGCTTATCTGATTGAACAAGGCATTCCTCCGCATCAAATTCTCGCGCTCACCTTTACCAACAAAGCGGCCAAAGAAATGACAGAGCGGATTAGCCATTTGGCAGGAACTGCTGTTAAAAAAGTCTGGTGTGGCACTTTTCACTCGATTTTTGCAAGGATCCTGAGGGTTGAGGCTTCAAAAATTGGCTATCCACCAAACTTTTCGATCTACGATACCGACGATACGAGAAGCGTGGTTGCAGAAATCATCAAAGAACTCGATCTGAACC includes:
- a CDS encoding tetratricopeptide repeat protein; translated protein: MPKRTKPDHILSKLITEFEEQGQLINREYCEESYYIRLIQHYERQFQFDKALNLTDQALHLYKYKQDFYLLKAKLLMASQQAMLALDVLDQAYAISPMNPEIQFLKARASALIQQFDESLKIIMDLKCRIQKADLPDLLLVEAFIYETMKDFNKMFDTLREALILNPNNHEALEQIWVSVEFSKKYEESIRLHQDIIDKNPYSYLAWYNLGHAYSCIGEYESAVDALEYSFLINSQFEQGYLDCAELCLQINRYEKALQCYSDANDIFGPDGELVVYIAECLIKLNRHKEAKHKLQKAVYHDPYNEEIFFYLAECFSYEGNYPKAIKYYLNALDLDEQREEFQAGLAKAYENLGNFKKAETHYKKAASYGMEQSQYWSMLISFLLKRKELIKAEKFLNRSDKYSFGADLLYCKSAFYFMNDCRENAIECLEEALSENPNLHEILFEILPELREDKDVKSMIRYFNI
- a CDS encoding DMT family transporter, which encodes MNHRLYSHLALFAVALIYGANYSIAKMILDPGYLGPNAFVFFRIFSTALLFLCITRTLFIYEKKDLVPLIICGISGVLGNQLLFFNGLKNTSPVHAALLMVCTPLLVLIIKVWLGEKLNSRQWFACLIGLAGVVSLILSSVGNKNTNSSLLGDLMVFFNALLYGYYLVKVPPLIAKYGPFHILTSLFTFSVLPVGIFAYNELLTVQFQEFGSEEWLAFAFVLLATTFGAYLLNAYALKHTDPSLVSIYIYLQPLIGTAFALWTGKDQWKWNYLLSGILIFTGLFLSGKKNLEFFKKRQETS